The Erythrolamprus reginae isolate rEryReg1 chromosome 3, rEryReg1.hap1, whole genome shotgun sequence genome contains a region encoding:
- the CYB561D1 gene encoding LOW QUALITY PROTEIN: probable transmembrane reductase CYB561D1 (The sequence of the model RefSeq protein was modified relative to this genomic sequence to represent the inferred CDS: inserted 1 base in 1 codon; deleted 2 bases in 1 codon), whose product MCVRARQSPTISISASSVVLHTATFTLQSSRVVRESTPVAVVSWNSRLHKVKVQLHWIVQILALVXLRLVFIISSKNRSELPHSISWNSILDIIIIIITCGQVLCGLCLFPQLLRISLVAQLRRCHTMYGLIVYLLATSIVVLGICSDWIQAQIKGWLDIYAWD is encoded by the exons ATGTGCGTGCGTGCCCGCCAATCTCCTACAATCTCCATTTCTGCTAGCAGCGTGGTGTTACACACAGCCACGTTCACCCTCCAGTCATCCAGAGTTGTGCGTGAATCAACACCAGTAGCGGTGGTAAGTTGGAACTCCCGCCTGCACAAAGTAAAAGTGCAGCTGCATTGGATTGTACAAATATTGGCCCTGG GCTTGAGATTGGTCTTCATTATCTCCAGCAAGAACCGGAGTGAACTCCCA CACAGCATCTCCTGGAACAGCAtcctggatattattattattattatta CCTGTGGGCAAGTCCTGTGTGGATTGTGCCTTTTTCCACAGCTGCTAAGGATTTCATTAGTGGCTCAGCTCAGGAGATGCCACACCATGTACGGACTGATAGTTTACTTGCTGGCCACGTCTATTGTAGTCCTGGGCATTTGCTCTGACTGGATTCAGGCTCAGATCAAAGGATGGCTTGATATTTATGCCTGGGATTGA